The following are encoded in a window of Scophthalmus maximus strain ysfricsl-2021 chromosome 2, ASM2237912v1, whole genome shotgun sequence genomic DNA:
- the LOC118301612 gene encoding ankyrin repeat domain-containing protein 34B-like: protein MEVEGCNSRVAMDSGNPLLRAVFLRRLRLTRLLLEGGAYINESNSQGQTPLMVACRTQHIDAQSASRVKLVQFLLEKGADPNIQDKEGHSALMHACRDQAGPEVVTLLLDSGADISLEDQSGTSALVHAVMAGEWNVLKLLLDTCKAKGKEVIIITTDKFPCGKLQAKQYLSMPPIGPLDQKSAAPASPSEIQLITSPQCTPASTCPPKPVFSFNDAQSCCVSSNPCSPSRFRGLGQTAASRLQQPLLRLNSEPWLKIPASLLTQQPHAAVSSKNGHDCSQTEDFSFRVPRLDRDNSTTSNSSKLYEGRLEKDIGVERDNKKDFAKHARKKISLPGLLSSHSASHPNLHSVNLGTDSAASSSCLSGGKSHGTTLHSMSSSSLQSIIQRCKQGAEIYSSDPQLAVDIQNPPTECKKLALLRCSSTLCSRESLLTLGPSRRVLSRYERRGSGAFLLDHNSQARPRSLPPLTLNSTNAPILNVCNFGSGAGGGFSDIETEQKHFLPSAPPGHPKELTRRMPLRRHSMQSEQFKTTV, encoded by the coding sequence ATGGAAGTAGAAGGCTGTAATTCTAGGGTGGCGATGGATTCGGGTAACCCCTTACTACGAGCAGTCTTCCTCCGTCGCCTGCGACTCACACGGCTGCTCCTGGAGGGCGGGGCTTACATCAATGAGAGTAACAGCCAAGGCCAGACACCCCTGATGGTAGCCTGCAGGACCCAGCATATAGACGCCCAGAGCGCCAGCCGGGTCAAACTGGTTCAATTTCTGCTGGAGAAAGGAGCAGACCCCAACATCCAGGACAAGGAGGGTCATTCTGCACTGATGCACGCCTGCCGCGACCAGGCCGGCCCTGAGGTGGTAACTCTGCTCCTGGACAGTGGAGCAGATATTAGCTTGGAGGATCAGTCCGGGACATCAGCATTGGTCCATGCAGTCATGGCTGGAGAGTGGAATGTTCTGAAACTGTTGCTTGACACTTGCAAGGCCAAAGGGAAAGAGGTGATCATCATAACGACTGACAAATTCCCATGTGGGAAACTGCAAGCCAAGCAGTACCTCAGCATGCCTCCCATTGGTCCTCTCGACCAGAAATCAGCAGCTCCTGCATCTCCCTCGGAAATTCagctcatcacctcccctcagTGCACGCCCGCATCCACATGTCCCCCGAAGCCTGTCTTCTCTTTTAATGACGCCCAGTCCTGTTGCGTAAGCTCCAATCCATGTTCCCCATCACGGTTTCGAGGGCTTGGTCAAACGGCGGCAAGCAGACTGCAGCAGCCCCTCCTGAGGTTGAACTCTGAGCCTTGGCTAAAGATCCCAGCATCTCTGCTCACTCAGCAGCCTCATGCAGCCGTGTCTTCAAAAAATGGTCATGACTGCAGCCAAACTGAAGACTTCTCTTTTAGAGTTCCCAGACTGGATAGGGACAACAGCACCACATCTAACAGCTCTAAATTGTATGAAGGAAGACTGGAAAAGGATATAGGAGTAGAAAGAGATAACAAGAAAGACTTCGCCAAACATGCCAGAAAAAAGATATCTTTACCAGGTCTCTTATCATCCCACTCTGCCTCCCATCCTAACCTCCACTCTGTAAACCTTGGAACAGATTCAGCCGCCTCCTCTTCTTGCCTGTCTGGTGGCAAAAGCCATGGAACTACACTTCACAGCATGTCCTCGTCAAGCCTTCAGAGCATTATACAGAGGTGCAAGCAGGGTGCAGAAATCTACAGCTCTGACCCCCAGCTTGCTGTAGACATCCAAAATCCCCCAACAGAGTGCAAGAAGTTGGCCCTCTTACGCTGCTCCAGCACGTTGTGCTCCAGAGAGTCATTGCTGACCTTGGGTCCGAGCAGGAGAGTGCTTTCTAGGTATGAGCGCAGAGGTTCTGGTGCCTTCTTGTTGGATCACAACTCTCAGGCCAGGCCTAGGTCTCTGCCACCTCTGACCCTCAACTCCACCAATGCTCCCATTCTTAATGTTTGCAACTTTGGATCTGGTGCTGGAGGGGGTTTCTCTGACATagagacagaacaaaaacatttccttccCTCTGCCCCTCCTGGACACCCAAAAGAGCTGACCAGGAGGATGCCTTTAAGGAGACATTCGATGCAGTCCGAACAGTTTAAAACCACAGTCTGA